A stretch of bacterium DNA encodes these proteins:
- a CDS encoding protein-glutamate O-methyltransferase CheR — MTFQTENQFQELCQLILKQVGLDCQQYKVNYLKRRLAVRMRATKLDSYVKYRQLLENDSEEYGRLLDRLTINVSNFFRDTVVYDQIKRIIIPEIGKQRNIRIWSAGCANGEEPYSLAIRLKEGLPASGIWEILATDIDPTVLARARQGEYRDETIKNVPVFLRKKYFEKTEMTWKINRSIAEHVQFRQHDLTGSMPVGRFDLIVCRNVLIYFVAGLQEKLFKSFHELLRPNGFLVLGKTETLLGDMRRLYHIRDIRERIYQKKEAGPDTE; from the coding sequence ATGACGTTTCAGACTGAAAACCAATTTCAAGAACTCTGCCAGCTGATTTTAAAACAGGTGGGTCTTGATTGTCAGCAGTATAAGGTTAATTATTTAAAAAGGCGATTAGCTGTCCGTATGCGGGCGACGAAACTTGATAGTTATGTGAAATACCGGCAGCTGCTGGAGAATGATTCAGAAGAATATGGCCGGCTTTTGGACCGGTTGACAATTAATGTATCTAATTTTTTTCGTGACACTGTGGTTTATGATCAGATCAAGCGGATCATCATCCCGGAGATTGGAAAGCAAAGAAATATCCGCATATGGAGTGCCGGTTGCGCCAATGGGGAAGAACCCTATTCATTGGCCATTAGATTGAAAGAAGGTTTGCCCGCCTCCGGCATTTGGGAGATTTTGGCCACAGATATTGATCCCACGGTTTTGGCACGGGCCCGGCAGGGAGAGTATCGTGATGAGACAATCAAAAATGTTCCGGTTTTTTTACGGAAGAAGTATTTTGAAAAAACAGAAATGACATGGAAGATCAATCGATCGATTGCGGAACATGTACAGTTTAGGCAGCATGATCTAACGGGCTCGATGCCGGTTGGACGATTTGATTTGATTGTATGCCGTAATGTTTTGATTTATTTTGTCGCCGGGCTGCAGGAAAAACTTTTCAAGAGTTTTCACGAATTGCTTCGTCCCAATGGTTTTTTAGTATTGGGAAAAACGGAAACACTTTTGGGAGATATGCGCCGGCTGTATCATATCCGGGATATTCGGGAGCGGATTTATCAGAAAAAGGAAGCCGGGCCGGATACGGAATAA
- the prmC gene encoding peptide chain release factor N(5)-glutamine methyltransferase → MTGKTTIGDWQQRIEQVLLKAGIEAPQRTSRDLVCQSIGISKAALLTLPEKRLAGKQVIRLKKVLQARCRHVPLQYILGSEDFWGMTLSVGKGVLIPRPETELLLEVVKQRFIPKRQNSILTDLCTGSGNIALALGLEYPQATILAVDKSKRALAWARINKKKMQQKNIYFFLGDMTTAIPKKQYSKISLVTANPPYIMTGHMKQLQAEVRHEPRMALHGGVDGLRMIEKVVGTARQLLCQGGLCVCEIGIGQSAAVGDMFLAHGFKCIQILPDWQKIPRIVSAILPEK, encoded by the coding sequence ATGACAGGAAAAACAACTATTGGTGATTGGCAACAGCGGATTGAACAAGTCTTGCTAAAAGCAGGGATTGAGGCACCGCAGCGTACCAGCCGGGATTTGGTATGCCAATCAATCGGGATTTCCAAAGCGGCGTTGTTGACGTTACCGGAAAAAAGACTCGCCGGTAAGCAAGTCATAAGACTTAAAAAGGTTCTGCAAGCGCGATGCCGTCATGTGCCGCTCCAATATATTTTGGGGTCTGAAGATTTTTGGGGAATGACGCTTTCCGTAGGAAAGGGTGTTTTAATTCCCAGGCCGGAAACCGAACTTTTACTCGAAGTTGTTAAACAGCGATTTATCCCTAAGCGGCAAAATAGTATCCTAACGGACTTGTGCACCGGTTCGGGGAATATAGCGTTGGCGTTGGGGCTTGAATATCCGCAGGCAACGATTTTGGCTGTGGATAAATCTAAGCGTGCGCTTGCCTGGGCACGAATCAATAAAAAAAAGATGCAACAAAAAAATATTTATTTTTTTCTAGGGGATATGACCACAGCGATTCCCAAAAAACAGTACAGTAAAATTTCTTTGGTAACAGCGAATCCACCCTATATCATGACCGGACACATGAAGCAACTTCAGGCAGAAGTGCGCCATGAGCCCAGGATGGCACTGCATGGCGGCGTGGACGGACTTAGGATGATTGAGAAAGTGGTTGGCACAGCCCGGCAATTGCTTTGTCAAGGTGGGTTGTGTGTTTGTGAAATAGGAATTGGTCAGAGCGCTGCGGTTGGCGATATGTTTCTGGCCCACGGATTCAAGTGCATTCAAATCCTGCCTGATTGGCAGAAAATACCCCGGATTGTATCGGCAATTTTACCTGAAAAATAA